A single genomic interval of Brevibacillus brevis harbors:
- a CDS encoding DUF2515 domain-containing protein, with amino-acid sequence MGFSWYQYASRLPLAKNLGKVRTATAAPLPAQDQKTVEQIRQETLAHNRDNIDRTRAYLSFYQKHPQIHWALLAHLVSRNAGWSMTDLRGELLPRLLRTKEQQDYFSFLERGNWLIFHDAYPQLLLYEESVRRQTNLFYILPHLGVSTFMQAIWNHFWKTTDKELLTIGLIINEQNYLEEQVMKEPAYQNSVVRTIPFALQELLQLNMILFPHRTVADEQGSSLQLAGERVFHFASLLERISLGKRLYSLLFGGQKRQEAAYTWALEQPHTGSRKDYWPHLFHDVNNTDPGKPYQVKLMNCQLRSEAKRMFSPTLRQVWRPVHHDPPKELDWYKSKSDVWRVLTQAEETANVAEMSEAYCQVLTKIEWAVAARTRILKTL; translated from the coding sequence GTGGGTTTCTCGTGGTACCAATACGCATCTCGCTTGCCGCTTGCCAAAAATCTGGGGAAAGTCCGTACGGCGACAGCAGCACCATTGCCAGCACAAGATCAAAAGACGGTAGAGCAGATTAGGCAGGAGACGCTCGCCCACAACCGTGACAACATAGACAGAACGCGCGCCTATTTGTCGTTTTATCAAAAGCATCCACAAATTCATTGGGCGCTATTGGCCCATCTCGTATCGCGTAATGCGGGATGGAGTATGACCGATTTGCGGGGAGAATTATTGCCTCGCTTGCTACGAACAAAAGAGCAGCAGGATTATTTTTCGTTTTTGGAGCGGGGAAACTGGCTGATTTTTCACGATGCGTACCCTCAATTGTTACTGTATGAAGAGAGTGTGAGGCGACAGACCAACCTTTTTTATATACTTCCTCATCTGGGCGTCTCTACTTTCATGCAGGCGATCTGGAATCATTTCTGGAAGACCACCGACAAAGAGCTGCTCACCATTGGCTTGATTATCAATGAACAAAACTACTTGGAAGAACAGGTCATGAAAGAACCGGCCTATCAAAATTCAGTTGTCCGCACAATCCCGTTTGCCCTACAGGAGCTTTTGCAACTGAATATGATCTTGTTTCCCCATCGGACAGTGGCTGATGAACAGGGAAGCTCCTTGCAGCTCGCGGGTGAGCGAGTGTTTCATTTTGCCTCTTTATTAGAGAGAATCAGCTTGGGAAAAAGGCTGTACAGTCTGCTATTCGGGGGCCAGAAAAGGCAGGAGGCAGCGTACACTTGGGCATTGGAACAGCCACACACAGGTTCGCGAAAAGATTATTGGCCCCATCTCTTTCACGATGTGAATAATACAGATCCTGGCAAGCCTTATCAGGTAAAACTAATGAACTGTCAGCTACGCTCAGAGGCAAAACGGATGTTTTCCCCAACGCTGCGTCAAGTTTGGAGACCTGTGCACCATGATCCGCCAAAGGAGTTAGATTGGTATAAAAGCAAGAGTGACGTATGGCGTGTGCTGACTCAAGCAGAGGAGACAGCAAATGTAGCAGAGATGAGTGAAGCGTACTGCCAGGTATTGACAAAAATCGAGTGGGCTGTCGCAGCCAGAACGAGAATACTTAAAACGTTATGA
- the shc gene encoding squalene--hopene cyclase, which produces MRIGTTRNPPMLFPLSSSGDVFYREVNELREVQQEINRIQAFLLQRQQEDGTWRFCLESSPMTDSHMIILLRTLGIHDERLMEKLTAHITSLQHDNGAWKLYPDEHEGHLSTTIDSYYALLLSGKYTKDEPRMALARSFILEKGGLTQANMLTKFSTALTGQYQWPPHFLVPVEIALLPPSFPVSFYDFVGYARVHLAPMMIVADRKYVKKPDDAPDLSDLYADTPITRGLYPHRFLENFLQEGQAFLATIHDSLQRLPFLPGQLHKLALRRLEQYILARIEPDGTLYNYSTSTLFMIFALLARGYSPKDPLIQKAMQGLTNSVYDYENGAHLQLATSAVWDTALLASSLQKSGLSTTHPAIQKANRYLLQKQQHTYGDWKIRNPNGKPGGWGFSDYNTMNPDIDDTTAALRSLRHLARTDITTAAAWNRGLEWLLSMQNDDGGWPAFERNTDADFIRHLPIEGADTVSTDPSSADLTGRTLEFFGNYADRTLTDPHVEKGVRWLLKHQESDGSWYGRWGIAYLYGTWAAITGLMAIGFSPTDPAIQKAVAWLVANQNPDGGWGESCQSDQKKTYVPLGASTPSQTAWATDALIAVSSNPTPELQRGIRYLLTHNQANDWTTRYPTGGGRPGGTYFAYHSYRWIWPLLALSHYQTKYANT; this is translated from the coding sequence ATGCGTATTGGTACCACGAGAAACCCACCGATGCTCTTCCCCCTCTCTTCCTCAGGCGACGTATTTTATCGGGAGGTGAATGAGTTGCGTGAAGTCCAGCAAGAAATTAACCGCATTCAAGCCTTTTTGTTACAGCGCCAACAAGAGGATGGCACTTGGCGCTTTTGTCTGGAAAGCTCACCAATGACAGATTCTCACATGATCATCCTATTGCGCACGCTGGGTATTCATGATGAGCGTTTGATGGAGAAGCTCACTGCTCACATCACGTCTCTCCAACACGATAATGGGGCATGGAAGCTGTACCCTGACGAGCATGAAGGCCATCTATCTACGACGATTGATTCGTATTACGCCCTTCTGCTATCAGGCAAATACACGAAGGACGAACCGAGAATGGCTCTGGCTCGCTCGTTTATTTTGGAAAAGGGTGGGCTGACACAAGCGAACATGCTGACCAAATTCTCTACAGCCTTGACCGGCCAATACCAGTGGCCACCGCATTTTCTCGTTCCCGTCGAGATTGCTCTATTGCCCCCGAGCTTCCCTGTCAGCTTTTATGATTTTGTCGGGTACGCACGAGTCCATCTTGCCCCCATGATGATTGTGGCTGATCGCAAATATGTAAAAAAGCCTGACGATGCGCCAGACTTGTCCGATCTGTATGCAGATACACCTATCACTCGCGGGCTATATCCACATCGATTCTTAGAGAATTTCCTCCAAGAGGGGCAAGCGTTCCTCGCCACCATTCACGATTCCTTACAGCGTCTCCCCTTTTTACCCGGGCAACTGCACAAGCTCGCCCTACGGCGCCTGGAACAATACATCCTTGCGCGAATCGAGCCGGACGGTACTCTGTACAATTATTCGACCTCCACCTTATTCATGATTTTTGCGTTACTTGCTCGCGGTTATTCTCCGAAAGACCCTCTCATCCAAAAAGCGATGCAGGGCCTTACGAATAGTGTCTACGATTATGAAAACGGCGCACATTTGCAGTTAGCTACCTCAGCCGTCTGGGACACGGCACTCTTGGCTTCTTCTCTGCAAAAAAGCGGACTTTCTACCACACATCCCGCGATTCAAAAAGCAAATCGTTACCTGCTCCAAAAGCAGCAGCATACGTACGGTGACTGGAAAATTCGCAATCCAAATGGAAAGCCTGGCGGTTGGGGCTTTTCTGACTATAACACCATGAACCCGGATATTGATGATACGACGGCTGCTCTGCGCTCTCTGCGCCATCTTGCCCGTACGGATATCACAACAGCAGCCGCTTGGAATCGCGGTCTCGAATGGCTATTATCCATGCAAAACGACGATGGGGGCTGGCCTGCTTTTGAACGAAATACTGATGCTGATTTCATTCGCCACCTGCCGATCGAAGGAGCCGATACCGTCAGTACAGATCCCTCCTCTGCCGATTTGACAGGGAGGACTTTGGAATTTTTTGGAAACTATGCCGACCGAACATTGACTGACCCCCATGTAGAAAAAGGAGTCCGCTGGCTTCTCAAACATCAAGAGTCCGACGGCTCCTGGTATGGACGTTGGGGAATTGCTTACCTATATGGTACATGGGCTGCGATTACCGGACTGATGGCGATTGGCTTTTCCCCTACGGATCCCGCCATTCAAAAAGCGGTTGCGTGGCTGGTTGCCAACCAAAATCCCGACGGCGGCTGGGGAGAATCTTGCCAAAGCGATCAGAAAAAAACGTACGTCCCCCTCGGAGCAAGTACTCCCTCGCAGACAGCATGGGCAACCGATGCATTAATAGCCGTATCATCAAACCCGACACCAGAGCTTCAACGAGGGATTCGCTATTTGCTCACTCACAATCAAGCAAATGACTGGACAACTCGCTACCCGACTGGCGGGGGACGTCCTGGCGGCACTTACTTTGCTTATCACAGCTATCGTTGGATTTGGCCGTTGCTGGCTCTCAGCCACTACCAGACGAAATACGCGAACACGTAA
- a CDS encoding spore germination protein, with translation MPAFVGVINVNNVGGVFNVGDVRKIAPTTYAKTFAGGGSFNSGTNLSFKIPRSVVYVNEQSDNDIPLFVEETNDFRAKGRDFA, from the coding sequence ATGCCAGCATTCGTTGGAGTCATCAATGTAAACAACGTGGGCGGCGTTTTCAATGTCGGAGACGTCCGTAAAATCGCACCTACCACTTATGCCAAAACCTTCGCGGGTGGAGGATCATTCAATTCTGGTACCAATCTGTCCTTTAAAATTCCACGTAGCGTCGTCTACGTCAATGAACAATCCGATAATGATATTCCGCTTTTTGTAGAAGAAACGAACGATTTCAGGGCAAAGGGACGAGATTTCGCATGA
- a CDS encoding spore germination protein GerPB has translation MNFFVTQHIVINSLKIEGISNSSVCQIGSAGIIKPVSKLYNTGGFTEPAPQVGPLPSTGAEEFVPLIPLVQPSPVRSGTLR, from the coding sequence ATGAATTTTTTTGTGACGCAACATATCGTCATCAATTCACTCAAGATCGAAGGCATAAGCAACTCTTCGGTGTGCCAAATAGGAAGCGCAGGGATTATCAAGCCCGTTTCCAAGCTGTACAACACCGGCGGATTCACAGAGCCAGCACCACAGGTGGGACCTCTACCCTCAACCGGTGCGGAAGAATTCGTGCCCCTCATTCCATTGGTTCAGCCTTCACCTGTTCGCTCTGGCACTCTTAGATGA
- a CDS encoding spore germination protein GerPC encodes MYMDPEMMQYIQQLHDYIQLQNDKIEKLKQMIEQLQQDVNDLKEKQIPSVIKNEYKFDLLKVERLEGTLNIGLNPKGNDAGIGDFSINQSMDVPNPHQSNAPLFDRVQKEIYQYLEQDAYLVLERIETECNYPLDNNYRAFILDDIKKQIDQRIRYYLSELPTDELEPEQLDAFVQNTVQKVKRDINKTCETFVKNLPREVNEP; translated from the coding sequence ATGTACATGGATCCCGAAATGATGCAGTATATTCAACAGTTACATGACTATATACAATTGCAAAACGATAAGATCGAGAAATTGAAGCAAATGATTGAACAGCTTCAGCAAGATGTAAATGATCTCAAGGAAAAACAGATTCCTTCCGTCATCAAAAACGAGTACAAATTCGACCTGCTAAAAGTTGAGCGACTGGAAGGGACTCTCAATATCGGTTTAAACCCGAAAGGAAATGATGCAGGAATCGGTGATTTTTCCATCAATCAATCGATGGATGTCCCTAATCCGCACCAAAGCAATGCCCCACTTTTTGACCGTGTCCAGAAAGAAATTTATCAATACTTAGAGCAAGATGCCTACCTCGTTCTTGAAAGAATCGAAACAGAGTGCAACTATCCACTGGATAACAATTATCGTGCCTTTATCTTGGATGACATTAAAAAGCAGATCGATCAACGGATTAGGTATTACCTGAGCGAGCTCCCTACCGATGAACTAGAACCAGAGCAGCTCGATGCTTTCGTGCAAAATACGGTCCAAAAAGTGAAACGGGATATCAACAAGACCTGCGAAACATTCGTGAAAAATTTGCCTCGTGAGGTGAACGAACCATGA
- a CDS encoding spore germination protein GerPE — translation MYRRTSHVRKLDVLSVDTSSVLQIGDSRQIDAVANILAVQREQAIFYENEFMFENYSAFSVPLTPPSLSDPICIDTFHDCPYIFIRKVEVPFLAGSSVVHVGSNESIKLETRVVNIRHIFREEPKTGGRG, via the coding sequence ATGTACCGAAGGACCAGTCATGTCCGTAAGCTGGATGTTCTCTCGGTCGATACCTCATCTGTTCTGCAAATAGGTGATTCGCGGCAGATTGATGCTGTCGCAAACATATTAGCTGTCCAACGCGAGCAGGCCATCTTCTATGAAAATGAATTTATGTTTGAGAATTACTCGGCCTTTTCCGTTCCTTTAACTCCCCCTAGTCTCTCAGATCCGATTTGCATCGATACGTTCCACGACTGCCCGTACATTTTCATCCGAAAAGTGGAAGTCCCTTTCTTAGCAGGATCCTCCGTTGTCCATGTTGGTTCGAACGAATCCATAAAACTCGAAACACGAGTCGTAAATATTCGTCACATTTTCCGAGAAGAGCCAAAAACTGGAGGGAGGGGGTAA
- a CDS encoding spore germination protein, with translation MPSVIGAVNINNNSGTVNFGDTLNISPKTAAKTFSGSGGGNTGNVVNTLNGVNATNTLDPNVVDQPMFGNI, from the coding sequence GTGCCTTCTGTCATTGGAGCTGTCAATATCAATAATAATTCGGGTACAGTTAACTTCGGAGATACGCTCAACATATCGCCAAAAACAGCCGCCAAGACATTCTCCGGTTCAGGAGGCGGCAACACAGGTAACGTCGTCAACACGCTCAATGGTGTCAACGCAACGAATACACTGGACCCCAATGTCGTCGATCAACCGATGTTTGGGAACATCTAA